The window AAGTAAATCCAAATCAATCTGTTCTCGGTGAGCTAACGCCACTCATATATAGCGTTATTTTAAGAAACTTGCCAGGAGTAAAAATACTACTCGAAGCTGGCGCAGATCCTGAACTTGCTGGTAGCAGTGGTATGACACCCCTTGGCGCTGCAAATATATTCGGTGAAGAACAAATTCATGCATTTATTATGAGTATCATTCAAATAAATAAAAAACATCTCAAAAAATAACGTATATTTAATAAAATTAACAAATAAGCATAGCTCTTTTGCATTTTTTACTGTATCTTCTTCACAAAAAACAACCCCTATTTTACGAAGGAGCTTCTATGCACACATCTTTTGCGCGCCTGCGCATGAATAGCATCATCTTTGCTTGCAGCTTGTTATCTATAAGTAACTGTTGTGCGACAACAAACCGTTTTCCTATCGTCAAATGTTCCACAACACTAAGCACCTTCGAACGCGTATCAATGACACAATTGAGAGATATAAACAGTTCGCAAGAACAATTTCGTAAGGCTGCCACAGACCTGATTGTATCTCTTGTCATAAATGTATTTGAATGTCTGAACACAATAACAGTAGAAATCGATACTCCCGTGGCACACTGTCAAGGAGAAGTATTAAGTGATACTATAGAACTTGTTTCTGTGATGCGTTCTGGTGACGTTCCTTTACAAATTTTTAGCCAATATTTTCCCAATGCGCCAATTAATAAAATTTTAATTCAACGTAACGAGGAAACAGCAGAACCTGTATTCAAATACATGAAACTCTCACCAACACTTACTCACGCAACAAAGGTCATTGTAGTGGAACCTATGATTGCTACAAGTGGCACATTGCGATTGTTGATTAATCTGCTCAAAGAACATGGCGTAGCCGAGGAAAACATTATTATCGCTTCAATCTGTGCAGCTCCAGAGGGTCTTACAGTATTGAGCAGAGAATTTCCAAAAATCAGTGTTGTTGTCAACGTAATTGATGAACGCTTAAATGAAAAAAAATATATTTCTCCAGGAATTGGTGATTTCGGCGACCGCTATTTCGGAACGTAATAACAAAAACTCTTATTTCCCAAACATTTTGCGGCACTTATCATAATAGACAAGTGCCGATTCTAATTCTGTCACAGAAATATCTGGCCACATGCAATCAAGAAAATATAGTTCGCTATACGCACACTGAAAAAGGAGAAAATTACTCAACCGGTGTTGCTCACCAGTGCGAATAATTAAATCAGGTGATGGTGTACCGGATGTCCACAAAAATTGTTCA of the Candidatus Babeliales bacterium genome contains:
- the upp gene encoding uracil phosphoribosyltransferase: MTQLRDINSSQEQFRKAATDLIVSLVINVFECLNTITVEIDTPVAHCQGEVLSDTIELVSVMRSGDVPLQIFSQYFPNAPINKILIQRNEETAEPVFKYMKLSPTLTHATKVIVVEPMIATSGTLRLLINLLKEHGVAEENIIIASICAAPEGLTVLSREFPKISVVVNVIDERLNEKKYISPGIGDFGDRYFGT